The Sylvia atricapilla isolate bSylAtr1 chromosome 12, bSylAtr1.pri, whole genome shotgun sequence genome has a segment encoding these proteins:
- the LOC136366667 gene encoding borealin-2-like isoform X2, which yields MAPGKAPCRRRSSDSGVEPDRGALPRDRDRRSALSQKKKDQRIALFLSDFDQQAKEHIQEMKKELDSLLQTAEKAFAVELLTMPAAVRKMKRKEVLDLQGREEVALAAAVTDCSLEDMPNPKLVRTNSKKVKVTTIVEYEDTKHSSAKKITKKISKTRSLVSLASGLSGKLNSLSSATNLKATPKGARSAGLQQTVSRTLPASGRVQGMLKRSKSVPQHKSVPFVNIPLADGQTLCTAGGDLRNIDVQLLNQDTVQHIHNLVSELTVLCGKVTPKPN from the exons ATGGCCCCGGGGAAGGCGCCGTGCCGCCGGCGCAGCAGCGACTCGGGCGTGGAGCCGGACCGCGGGGCGCTGCCCCGGGACAGGGACCGGCGCTCCGCGCTCTCCCAGAAGAAGAAGGACCAGCGCATCGCGCTCTTCCTCAGCGACTTCGACCAGCAGG ccaAGGAGCACATCCAGGAGATGAAGAAAGAGCTGGATTCGCTTTTGCAGACGGCGGAGAAGGCGTTTGCGGTGGAGCTGCTGACGATGCCGGCCGCCGTcaggaagatgaaaaggaaggaGGTGCTCG ATTTGCAAGGACGGGAGGAAGtggctcttgctgctgcagtg aCTGACTGCTCTCTAGAAGACATGCCAAATCCCAAACTGGTGAGGACCAACAGCAAAAAAG TTAAGGTAACTACAATTGTTGAATATGAAGATACCAAGCACagttctgcaaagaaaataactaaaaaa atttccaaAACCAGGTCGCTGGTTTCCTTGGCCTCTGGTTTAAGTGGCAAACTGAATTCTCTTTCTAG TGCCACAAATCTCAAAGCCACTCCAAAGGGAGCTAGAAG TGCTGGATTACAACAGACTGTCTCAAGAACTTTACCTGCCAGTGGAAGAGTTCAAGGCAtgttaaaaagaagtaaatcAGTACCTCAACATAAAAGTGTTCCATTTGTCAACATTCCCCTGGCTGATGGACAg ACACTGTGTACAGCTGGTGGAGACCTCCGTAATATCGATGTGCAGCTCCTCAATCAGGATACAGTCCAGCACATCCATAACCTGGTG AGTGAGCTGACTGTACTATGTGGAAAGGTAACACCTAAACCAAACTAA
- the DNAJA2 gene encoding dnaJ homolog subfamily A member 2 yields MANVADTKLYDILGVPPGASDNELKKAYRKLAKEYHPDKNPNAGDKFKEISFAYEVLSNPEKRELYDRYGEQGLREGSGSSGMDDIFSHIFGGGLFNFMGGQSRSRNGRRRGEDMMHPLKVSLEDLYNGKTTKLQLSKNVLCSACNGQGGKAGSVQKCNACRGRGVRIMIRQLAPGMVQQMQSVCSDCNGEGEVINEKDRCKKCEGKKVIKEVKILEVHVDKGMKHGQRITFSGEADQAPGVEPGDIVLLLQEKENEVFQRDVNDLHMTHKIGLVEALCGFQFTFKHLDGRQIVVKYPPGKVIEPGCVRVVRGEGMPQYRNPFEKGDLYIKFDVQFPENNWISPEKLSELEDLLPARPEFPNVIGDAEEVDLQEFDTTRGSGGGQRREAYNDSSDEESSHHGPGVQCAHQ; encoded by the exons GCATACAGAAAACTGGCCAAAGAATACCATCCTGATAAGAATCCAAATGCAGGGGACAAA TTCAAAGAAATAAGCTTTGCCTATGAAGTACTATCAAACCCCGAGAAGCGGGAGCTGTACGATCGATACGGAGAGCAGGGGCTCCGAGAAGGGAGCGGAAGCAGTGGAATGGACGATATTTTCTCCCATATCTTTGGTGGTGGATTGTTCAATTTCATGGGTGGCCAGAGTAGAAGTCGCAATGGtagaagaagaggagaagatATGATGCATCCACTCAA AGTCTCTTTAGAAGATCTGTATAATGGAAAGACAACTAAACTACAACTTAGCAAGAATGTCCTTTGTAGTGCGTGTAATGG gcagggagggaaggccGGCTCCGTTCAGAAGTGCAACgcctgccggggccggggcgtGCGCATCATGATCCGGCAGCTGGCCCCGGGAATGGTGCAGCAGATGCAGTCCGTGTGCTCTGACTGCAATGGAGAAG GTGAAGTAATTAATGAAAAAGACCGCTGTAAAAAATGTGAAGGGAAGAAGGTGATCAAAGAGGTAAAAATACTTGAAGTCCATGTAGATAAAGGCATGAAACATGGGCAAAGAATTACATTCAGTGGAGAAGCAGATCAAGCTCCCGGAGTGGAACCAGGGGATATTGTCCTTTTACtccaagagaaggaaaatgag gtgTTCCAGCGGGATGTGAATGATTTGCATATGACACACAAGATTGGACTTGTTGAAGCACTGTGTGGGTTTCAGTTCACATTTAAGCACCTTGATGGACGTCAGATTGTGGTTAAATATCCTCCTGGAAAAGTAATTGAACCAG GTTGTGTTCGTGTAGTCAGAGGTGAAGGAATGCCACAGTATCGCAATCCTTTTGAGAAAGGGGATCTCTACATTAAATTTGATGTTCAGTTTCCTGAAAATAACTGGATTAGCCCAGAAAAGCTTTCA GAACTTGAAGATCTTCTGCCAGCTAGACCAGAATTTCCCAATGTAATTGGTGATGCAGAAGAGGTAGATCTTCAAGAATTTGATACCACTCGTGGTTCAGGTGGTGGCCAGAGACGTGAAGCTTACAATGATAGTTCTGATGAAGAAAGCAGCCATCATGGACCTGGGGTACAGTGTGCCCACCAGTAA
- the LOC136366667 gene encoding borealin-2-like isoform X1, translated as MAPGKAPCRRRSSDSGVEPDRGALPRDRDRRSALSQKKKDQRIALFLSDFDQQAKEHIQEMKKELDSLLQTAEKAFAVELLTMPAAVRKMKRKEVLDLQGREEVALAAAVTDCSLEDMPNPKLVRTNSKKVKVTTIVEYEDTKHSSAKKITKKISKTRSLVSLASGLSGKLNSLSSLQKDVKSPCFHCSATNLKATPKGARSAGLQQTVSRTLPASGRVQGMLKRSKSVPQHKSVPFVNIPLADGQTLCTAGGDLRNIDVQLLNQDTVQHIHNLVSELTVLCGKVTPKPN; from the exons ATGGCCCCGGGGAAGGCGCCGTGCCGCCGGCGCAGCAGCGACTCGGGCGTGGAGCCGGACCGCGGGGCGCTGCCCCGGGACAGGGACCGGCGCTCCGCGCTCTCCCAGAAGAAGAAGGACCAGCGCATCGCGCTCTTCCTCAGCGACTTCGACCAGCAGG ccaAGGAGCACATCCAGGAGATGAAGAAAGAGCTGGATTCGCTTTTGCAGACGGCGGAGAAGGCGTTTGCGGTGGAGCTGCTGACGATGCCGGCCGCCGTcaggaagatgaaaaggaaggaGGTGCTCG ATTTGCAAGGACGGGAGGAAGtggctcttgctgctgcagtg aCTGACTGCTCTCTAGAAGACATGCCAAATCCCAAACTGGTGAGGACCAACAGCAAAAAAG TTAAGGTAACTACAATTGTTGAATATGAAGATACCAAGCACagttctgcaaagaaaataactaaaaaa atttccaaAACCAGGTCGCTGGTTTCCTTGGCCTCTGGTTTAAGTGGCAAACTGAATTCTCTTTCTAG CTTGCAGAAGGATGTTAAGTCTCCTTGTTTTCATTGCAGTGCCACAAATCTCAAAGCCACTCCAAAGGGAGCTAGAAG TGCTGGATTACAACAGACTGTCTCAAGAACTTTACCTGCCAGTGGAAGAGTTCAAGGCAtgttaaaaagaagtaaatcAGTACCTCAACATAAAAGTGTTCCATTTGTCAACATTCCCCTGGCTGATGGACAg ACACTGTGTACAGCTGGTGGAGACCTCCGTAATATCGATGTGCAGCTCCTCAATCAGGATACAGTCCAGCACATCCATAACCTGGTG AGTGAGCTGACTGTACTATGTGGAAAGGTAACACCTAAACCAAACTAA